A portion of the Salarias fasciatus chromosome 15, fSalaFa1.1, whole genome shotgun sequence genome contains these proteins:
- the LOC115402375 gene encoding trace amine-associated receptor 1-like, whose product MAAGEIVNRTRVDSIHPCYEIDMVSLTLTNSPSSECVLLHVFLSAVSVVIVCGNLLVLISIVYFRQLHTPTNFLIFSLAVSDLLVGLILFPLCTKSLFSFCLQSMNVFCKVRLSFDLTLGTASVLNLCCISIDRYYAVCQPLTYTTKINTHVVVIMIMLTWSTAVFMTIGFFIARMNSGECQENCSFSTGLSNPLGPVFSFYLPMVTMVCIYLKILMVAQKQARSIQNTHSQSTTSGTAAAKKVEGKATRTLAIVMGAYVGCFSPFFLCLQINGFSSVSVQVATFETFVLIGLFNSLLNPFIYAFFYSWFRSAFRLILTGKIFQNDLTHTKLL is encoded by the coding sequence ATGGCAGCAGGAGAGATTGTGAATCGCACTCGTGTTGATTCTATACATCCCTGCTATGAAATTGATATGGTTTCTCTCACACTGACTAACAGTCCTTCTTCAGAATGTGTtctgctgcatgttttcctcaGCGCTGTGTCTGTTGTAATTGTGTGTGGAAACCTTCTGGTCCTAATCTCTATTGTTTATTTCAGACAGCTGCACACTCCCACTAACTTCCTCATATTCTCTCTGGCTGTGTCGGATCTACTTGTTGGTTTGATACTCTTTCCTCTGTGTACAAAGTCCCTTTTTAGCTTCTGTTTGCAGTCAATGAATGTATTCTGCAAAGTACGACTGTCTTTCGATCTAACATTGGGCACAGCCTCTGTTTTGAACCTATGCTGTATCTCCATTGACAGGTACTATGCAGTGTGTCAGCCTCTGACATACACAACTAAGATCAATACTCATGTCGTTGTGATCATGATCATGTTGACCTGGAGCACAGCTGTTTTTATGACAATTGGATTTTTCATTGCAAGAATGAACTCTGGAGAATGTCAAGAAAATTGTTCCTTCAGCACTGGTCTTTCAAACCCTTTAGGACCCGTGTTCTCATTTTACCTCCCAATGGTCACGATGGTGTGTATCTACCTGAAGATTTTAATGGTGGCACAGAAACAGGCACGCAGcatccagaacacacactctcagagcACAACGTCTGGAACAGCTGCTGCAAAAAAGGTGGAAGGAAAGGCAACCAGAACTCTGGCTATTGTCATGGGAGCCTATGTGGggtgtttttcaccttttttcctctgtttgcagATAAACGGTTTCAGTTCTGTGTCAGTGCAAGTTGCAACATTTGAAACCTTTGTCTTGATCGGATTGTTTAACTCACTGCTCAATCCATTCATCTATGCTTTCTTTTACAGCTGGTTCAGGTCAGCTTTCAGACTGATTCTCACTgggaaaatatttcaaaatgattTGACTCATACAAAACTCCTTTGA